The segment CCTGGCCGACCGGCCGGGAGATCTCCCACGGAGCACGCGCGGACCCGCCGCCGTAGAGCTCCGGTGCCGGCGGGTCCACCTCGACGATCGAGTGGCTGGTGACAACGAGCGTTCGGTGCCGCTCGGTGACGTGGAAGTAGGAGCTCAGATTGCCGAACACGTCACGGCTGGTGGTGCTGTCCGGGGTGTCCGGGCTGATCACCAGTTCATGTGAGCGGCAGCGCTGGGTACCGGTCTCGCGTGGGGTCAGGAAACCCCGGCCGTAGGAACTGGTCACATCGTCGGAGTACCGGTAGGTGGTGCGGTGGGTGACCTCGTAGGTTCGGGTTCCGGCGTGGCTCACGGCAGCATCCTGCGCTCATCGGGACCCCACAGCGGCTGGATCCCGGTCGGCAGCGACAGGTGCGCGGTGGTGATCAGGTTGGACAGCTCACGCAGGTCGGCGTGCAGACGGTTGAGCAGGTCCAGCAGCTCGGTCCGGCGGCCGTCGGAGCCGACGGTCTCCAGGTCGGCCAGGTCGACCCGGCGCAGGGTGGCGGCGATCTCGTCGGCCCACCGCTCCGGGCGTGAGGTGCCCGACGAGGACGGCAGCCGTTTGAGGTTCGCGCGCAGCCGCTCCAGCTGGAAGACCAGCGATCTGGGGTTCTCCTCGTCGAAGAGCACCAGATCCGCGATCGCCGTCACGCTCACCTTGCCCAGTGTGCGGCGCCGGTAGATCACCGATGATTCGCAGGCCACCAGCATGGATTCGGCGACCGCCTGTTCGGCGCCCGGCCGGCGCACGGTGGTCAGCGTCGCCCGCAGCAGAGCGGTCAGTCCGAGGCCGCGCTCGATCCGCTTGCCGATGTCCATCATCGTCCAGCCGATGTCCTGCACCATCGACTCGGCAGCCATACCCGACAGCGCCAGCATCCCGGCCAGCGTCTGGGACTGCGCGGTCAGCAAGTAGGCATCCCCGACCGTCTGCGACTCGGGCGGGGCGACGGCGCTGTTCCATTTCCCGTCGCCGCGGTGTACGACGGCGCGCTCGACGGCGGCCAGCACCATCCAGGTGTCGTTGGACATCTGGTCACGCACTCCCCTGGCCGCCAGCCCGAGCCGTTCCACCGATTGCGCCAACGAGCCGGGTCGGCGCCGGTCGGCGGTCAGCGACCAGAGCGTGCTGGGCGCGACGGCGATCGCCTCGTGGTCGTCATCGCCTGCGCCGGTGTCGGTTCCGGTGATCGAGCCGATGGCACCGAGCAGCACCGGCACACACTGGCTCTCCTCCATGTCCTGGCGGTACCGGTATTCGTGGTAGCGCTCCCGGGTGACGGTGAGCAGCCGGGCCATTTGTTCGGCGCGTTCGGCGTATCGGCCCAGCCAGAACAGATCCGACAGCACCCGTGGCGAACTCACGGCCCGGGTGGGGCTGGGCGTCATGACCGGCAGATCCACCGACGGGGTGGGCACGGCCTTGGCCCGGTCCGGGGTGCGCACCCAGACATCCTTGGCGGCAACGGTATCCAGGGTGTAGGCGGCGTTTCCCGGCGCGGGCAGGAACCCCAGACCGCCGATCATCGGCGCGTAGCCGCTGCGCTGGGCAACCGTGAACAGCCGCATCCCGACCTCGGCTGCCGAGACTCCGCCGGGGTAGTAATCGGTGGGCGCCGAGGAGAATTGCGGTAGCTCCTGCCCGAGCCAACGCCACGGTTCGGCGGTGATGCGGGCGGCCAGTTCGGTGCGCGCGGCCGCCGTCAGCGTCGGACCGACGATGGTCTTGGCGCCGGTGGTCGACTTGATCAGCAGGGTCGCCAGGTTCGCCAGCAGGTGCGAACGCTCCACGTCCACACCGCCCCAGTAGGTCTGCGGGGACGACAGCATCGGGGTCTCCCCGACCAGCATCTCCGACAGTTTCGGCAGGAAGTGCAGCAGCCCTGGGCTTTCCAGGATCCCGCTGCCCAGGGTGTTGACCACGGTGACCGCACCGCGGCGCAGCACCTCGACGAGCCCGACGACGCCCAGGCGCGAATCGGCCCGCAGGTCCAGCGGGTCGACATAGGCGGCGTCGACTCGCCGCAACACCACGTCGACGCGCTTCAGGGTGCCCAGCGAACGCATCCACAACGTGCCGTCACGGACCACCAGATCGGCGCTCTCCACCAGCGGAAAGCCCAGCACGTTGGCCAGGTAAGCCTGGTCGAACGCCGTCTCGGACTGGGTGCCGGGGCTGAGCACCACCACCATCGGTTCCTCGGCGGCCTCGGGGGCGGCATCGATGAGCGCCAGCCGCAGCGCCTGCGCCCACGGGGACGCCGGACGCGGGGCGATCCGTTCGTACAGGTCGGGCGCGGCGTGCGCGGTGACACGTCGGCCGGCCAGCGCGTAGCCGGCACCCGACGGCGCCTGCGTCCAGTCGGCGTTCACCCGGAAGTCGCCGTCGGCGGCGCGGCTGACATCGCAGCCGTGCAGGAACAGCTGATGGCGGCCGGGCACCTCGATGCCGTGCGCGGCACGCACATAGGCCGGATGGGCGAACAACAACTGGGCGGGCAACACCCCACTGGTGATCGACTTGCGCTCGCTGTAGAGATCGGTCAGCACCGCGTCGAGCAGGCGCGAGCGCTGCACCAGGCCGGCTTCCAGGATGTCCCAGTCGGCGGTGGAGATCAGCAGCGGCAATCCATCGAGGCGCCACGGCTCGGCCACCGCGTCATCGGTGAGCGCATCGTGATCCACGTGCACGAAGGTGATGCCGTCGTCGTCGACGAGATTGCGCACCGTGGCCCGCAACCGGTCCAGGCCGTCGAAGCCGCGCTCGCCGACGCCGTCGGCCAGTTCCTGCCAGGCCGGGCGGACGGCGCCGGCCGGGTCGATGAACTCGTCGTAGCCGGTGCCCCGGGTGCCGCGGACATCGAACAGCGCCTGTTGGGCGCGCCGGGCGCGGTACCCGGCGAGCACATCGACGGCGCGCGTCGGCGCGCCGGGCAGCCCGGGATCAGGCTCCGCTGAGCCGTGCGTGCGTAGAACCATCAACGCAGCACGGTACGCACCCGGCGCAGGTCCAGAATGCCGGGCGCGCCGGTGTCGGTCGACTGGCGCGCCTGCTTCTCCCGCAGATCCGACATGTCCACCCGGCCGGGGGTGAATCCGGTCGCCTCGAACCGGCGTCCACGCCGGGATTCGGCCTCCACCGCGTTGACCGGTGGCGTGTCATAGGCCCGCCCGCCCGGATGGGCGACATGGTAGGTGCATCCGCCGCGCGATGTCGCGGTCATGGTGTCGACGAGTTCGAAGCGCAGCGGGCCGTCGACGGTGATGGTCGGGTGCAGCGCACTGGGCGGCTGCCAGGCCCGGTACCGTACGCCGCCGACCTGGACGTCGTTCTTGTCGGTGGCCAGCAGCGGTATCGGGTGCCCGTTCGCGGTGACGATGTAGCGGTGCCGGTCGGCCCCCACCAGCCGCACCTGGATGCGTTCCACCGACGAGTCGACATACCGGGCGGTGCCGGCCCCGGAGGACTCCTCGCCGAGCACGTTCCAAGGTTCGATGGCGCCGCGCAGCTCGATCTCGACACCGTCGAACACCGCGGTGCCGATCCGCGGGAAGCGGAACTCGGTGAACGGGTCCAGCCAGCTGGTCTCGAAGTTCACCCCGTGCGCCCGCAGATCCGCCGCGACATCGGCGATGTCCTGGATCAGGAAGTGCGGCAACAGATAACGGCCGTGCAGGTTCTCGCCGTGCCGGATCAGCGGGGCCTTGAGCGGCTCTTCCCAGAACCACGAGATCAGCGAACGCACCAGCAACGACTGCACCATCGCCATCTGGTAGTGCGGCGGCATCTCGAACCCGCGAAGCTCCAGCAGGCCGAGCCTGCCGGTCGGACTGTCCGGACTGTAAAGCTTGTCGATGCAGAACTCGGCGCGGTGGGTGTTGCCGGTGATGTCGGTGAGCAGGTGGCGCAGGGCGCGATCGGTGACCCAGGCTGCGCCCTCACCCGCCTCGGCCAGCCGGGCGATCTCGGCGAACGCGATCTCCAGTTCGTACAACGATTCCGAGCGTCCCTCGTCCACCCGCGGGGCCTGCGAGGTGGTGCCGATGAAGCGGCCGGAGAACAGATAGGACAACGCGGGGTGGCGCTGCCAGTAGGTCAGCATCGACACCAGCAGATCCGGACGGCGCAGCATGGGCGAGTCGGCCGGGGTGACCCCGCCGAGGGTGATGTGGTTCCCACCGCCGGTGCCGCCGTGGGTGCCGTCCACGTCGAACGCCTCGGTGGACAGCCGGGCCTGGCGGGCTTCTTCGTAGAGCGTCTCCAGTTGCGCCCGCTGCTCGGCGAAGCTGCCGGTCGGCGCCACGTTGACCTCGATGACGCCGGGGTCCGGGGTGACGCTCATCGAGGTGATCCGCCCGTCCCGCGGAGGCCCGTAGCCCTCGACGACGACCGGCACGGCGATGGCCGCCGCGGCCTGCTCGACGCGGGAGATCAGGTCGATGAAGTGTTCCAGGTCGGTGGTGGGCGGCAGGAACACGTGCAGGATGCCGTCGCGCACCTGCGCGACCAGTGCGGTGGTCGGTGCCTCGTCGGCCTCCTCGACCGGCGCCGGCGGTTCGGCGATCTCGGCGGTGCGCAAGGTGGCACGGCGCGCGGTCGGGTCCGCATCGAAGTCCCTCCTGGGCGCACGCCAGCTGATGGAGTTCAGCGGAAGGCGCAGCCCCGCCGGGGAATCCCCGGCCAGCAACACGATTCGCCCGCGGCGCAGCTGCCAATCCGCGCTGGCCCAGCCGGAGTCGTCATCTCGGCGGTGCACCGGGAGGACGAATGCCGCGGGCTCATCGGTCGATTCGTCGAGCCGGGCGAGCAGCCGCGCGCGCCGCGCGGCGTCATCCTCGGCCAGGTCGTCCTGGGCATCGACCGGGTCGCCGGCGGGCCGGCGCACCGCAGCGGCGAGGCGCTCCAGCGGATCCTCGTAGGCGGGCCGGACCTGGGCGGCGGGCAGCCCCAACCCGTCGGCGATCAATCCCAGCAGTTTGGCACCGGCATCGGAGGAGGTCTGGGTGGGCTTGGTCTGCGCCCACGGGTCCGCCAGCAGCGCCGGGTCGTTCCACAGCGGCTCACCATCGGTGCGCCAGAACAGGCCGATCTGCCAGCGCGGCAACGGTTCTCCCGGATACCACTTACCCTGGCTGCGCTGGACCAGACCGCCCGGCGCCCACACCCTGCGCAGCCGCTCGGCCAGCACCGAGGCCCGTTCCCGCTTGTGCGGGCCGTCGGCGGCGGTGAGCCATTCCGGGTCGGTCTGGTTGTCGATCGAGACGAAGGTGGGCTCCCCGCCGACGGTCAGCCGCACGTCGCCGGCGACCATCCGCTCGTCGATCTGCGCGCCGAGTGCGTTGATGGCCGCCCACGCCTCGGGGGTGTAGGGCAGCGTGACCCGGGGGTCCTCGTGGATGCGGGTGACGATATTGCTGAAATCCAGCGTCGATTCGCAGGGCCCGACCGCTCCGGTGATGGGCGCCGCGGAAGCCGGGTGCGGGGTGGCCGACAGCGGGATGTGACCCTCCCCGGCGAACAGCGCCGACGTCGGATCCAGGCCGATCCAGCCGGCGCCGGGAATGAAGACTTCGGTCCACGCGTGCAGATCGGTGAAATCGGCGGCCGGCCCCGACGGACCGTCGAGGGCCTCGACGTCGGAAGTCAACTGCACCAGGTAGCCGGAGACGAAGCGGGCCGCCAGGCCCAGCTGGCGCAGGATGGACACCAGCAACCAGGCCGAGTCTCGGCACGACCCGATCCCGGTGCGCAGCGTGTGATCCGGGGTCTGCACCCCGGGTTCCATCCGGACGCTGTAGCCGACGTCCGCCCGGACCGCGGTGTTCAGCTTGACCAGGAAGTCGATGGTGCGGGTGCCCGGCACGACCGTGAAGTTCTGCACCCAGGACTTGGTGAGCTCACCGGGCCCCGATCCCGGACCGTCCTCGTCGACCGGCCGCAGGAAGGGTTCCAGATCGGCGAGCAGATCCTTCGGGTACGCGAAGGGGAACGTCTCGGCCCATTCCTCGATGAAGAAGTCGAACGGGTTGATCACCTTCATATCGGCGATCAGCCCGACGGTGATGCTCAGGCTGCGGGCGCGGTTGGGGAAGACCAGCCGCGCCACGAAGTTGCCGAAGGCGTCCTGCTGCCAGTTGACGAAATGATCGGCCGGCTCGACCTGCAACGAGTACGCCTCGATGGGGGTGCGCGAGTGCGGGGCCGGGCGCAACCGCACCACGTGCGGATGCACATCCACCAACCTGTCGAAGGTGTAGGTGGTGCGGTGCTCCAGCGCCACTTTGATTCCCATAGCGTCCGATCCCATCACAGGTAGCGCGGGACCGCATTGCGCGTGCCTGGGTGCGCTACTCCATCACCGCGGTCAGATCGAAATCATAGAAGGCCTCTTTGACCGACTGCATAAGGGCCTCTTTGGTATTCGGCGCCCCCGGCTCCCAGGAGGCCACCGAGATGCACACCGCACCCCCGACGGTGCCCGCCGCCACCAGCATCCGGCCGCCCATCCGCTCCAGGTCACCCGCGGTGAGACCGGGCTCGGGTGAGCCCGCGACGAAGAAGTCCGCCGGCGTCCCGTCCGGGCGGTTGACCTCTTCGGGCAGCGCGCCGCTGTTGGACGAGCCGATGGGTTTACCGACTTTGAGAACCAGCTTCTCCAGACGGCGCAACAGGAACTTCGGCGAGTAGGGCACCAGTGGCAGCGGGGCCAGCACCCGCTCGCGGTTCTCGGCGAGTTCGCCCAGCGCCGCCTTGATACCGGCCCTGATCTCGCTGAGATCGCCGGGCGCGCGCTGCCCGTCCGCCATGACCGTGATGGTGTTGAGCGCGTTACCGCGGGTGTCCCCGGCGACGCGTTCGCTGACCGGCAGCGACAGCATGGCCTTGCCGTGCGCGTCGACCCGGCCGGTGATGGCGCCGATCCGGGCGGCGATGCCGGCCAGCAGCACATTGCTGGACCCACCGAGCGCCTTGGCGCGGGCCTCCCACTCACTCTGGTCGACGCGCACCGCGATGGTGGGCAGGTGCACCGCCCGCTGGGGGTAGCGCACCGCCGCGACGGGCGCGGCGGCCTTGGCCGACTCGGACAGTTCCGCGGACTGCTCGCGCGCGATCCGTGCCGCACCGAGCACCGCGGCCGGCACGTCGCGGACCGCGCGCACGGTGGTGGCCAGATCCGCGCGAAGCGCCTGCGCGCGGGTGCGTGCCCGCCCGGGCGGATAGCCGAGATCGCGTCCGGTTCCGTTCACGGCATGGGTGATGGATTCGATCAACGCACCAGCATCGGCGACGGTGTGGGACACCACCAGGGTGACGACCGCGCCGCCCTCGACGAGCGGCTGAACGCCGATATGCCACGGCGGGCCGTGTTCCGGATCCACCGGCACCTCGGCCCGCTCGTTGACGAAATCCCACACCTCGTCGCGTCGCCGTTCGGCGGCGGAGATCTCGATGCCGCCCGGCTCGCCCGAGGACACCCAGTGATGGCGGCCGAACGGGATCACCGAGCGTTCGACGAGTCTGCCCAGCAGACCATCGGCCAGGTTCCGGTGGAAGCGCCGCAGCCCGTCCATATCGACGCCGCGCTCGTAGATCCACACGTACTGGATCACGGGTCCGCGCCGCAGCGCCCGTAGACCGAGGTAGGACCCCTGGTCCATGTACGCAAGGGTGTTGTCAGCCGGGTACGTCATATGCCGGGGCCTCTCTTGACGCGGACTAGCGGATGCGCGGGCCCCCCCGTACACCTGATCGACGTAGCGAACAAATTTTAACGGACAAGTCAATATTTGGGGTGTCAACCTCACGAACGGGATGACGATAACCCGGAATCATCCTCGGTGTGTGACTTCGGCTGGCCCCGCCCGGACTCGGCGCCGCCGCGGACCAGCCGCATGCCCAACTCGTCAAAATTCACGGAATGCCCTTTTTCGCAAACGATCTCGACGTGGGCATCGGCATCGCAGCGCAGGTGCGTGAGCCGCAGCCGCGCACTGCCGGGCAGATGCGTGCGACCCCATTCGAACATTGCCCACACCACCGGCATGAAGTCCACACCCGCCGGAGTGAGCACGTATTCCTGGCGCTCGCGCTGTCCCGATTCGCGGTAGGGACGCTTTTCCAGCAAACCGGCACCGACCAGTTCGGATAACCGCGCGGAGGTGGCGGCCTTGGTGATCCCGGCCCGCCGGGAGAAATCGTCGAACCGGGTGGTGCCGTAGTAGGCCTCCCGCATGAGCAGCATGGCCGACTTCTGGCCCACCGCGGTCATCGTCTTCTCGATCGGACACTCCCCGACCGCCGACCACGCATCACGGTCGACCAGCCGGCCCTGCAGCACTGTCATGTAGATCACTCCCTAGCTGGGTTGTTGTGACTAAACCTAGCTGTTACACCTGAGTATAGAAAGAAGTACTCAGCGACGAGTGGCAAGGAGCACAACATGTCGGGATTCTCGGATCGGGACGCGGTCATCGTCGGCGCGGTGCGGACACCGGTGGGAAAAGGTAAGGCCAACGGCGCGCTGCATGGCGTGCTGCCGGCCGACCTGTTGGCCCACAGCCTGCGCGAGCTGACCGCACGAACCGGGGTCGACCCCGCGCAGGTCGACGATGTCATCGCCGGCGCGGTGACCCAGGTCGGCGACCAGGCGGTCAACATCGCCCGCAACGCCCTGCTGGGGGCGGGGTTCCCGGAGACGGTGCCCGCAACCACCGTGGACCGGCAGTGCGGCAGCAGCCAGCAGGCCGTCAGCTTCGCCGCCCACGGTGTGCTGGCCGGCGCCTATGACATCGTGATCGCCGCCGGCGTGGAGTCGATGTCTCGGGTGCCGATGGGCTCCTCGGTGCTGCCCGGCAGCGACCCGTTCGGCACGGACATGGCCGCCCGCTACCCGGATGGCCTTGTCCCACAGGGCATCAGCGCGGAACTGATCGCCGCCAAATGGCATCTGTCGCGCAGCCAACTCGACGAGTTCTCGGCCGGCAGCCACGAGAAGGCCGCGGCCGCCGCCAAGGCCGGGCGCTTCGACGCCGAACTTGCGCCGATCGCCGGCCTGACCAGCGATGAGATCGTTCGCCCCGGCACCACCGTGGAAACGCTGGCCGGCCTGCGCCCGGCGTTCTACACCGAGGCGTATGCGGCCCGTTTCCCGCAGATCAACTGGGATATCACGGCGGGCAACTCGTCACCGCTGTCCGACGGCAGCGCCGCGGTGATGATCACCAGCGGCGCGACCGCGCGGCGGCTCGGCCTGAAACCGCTGGCCCGCATTCACACCACCGTCGCCGTCGGGTCCGACCCGCTCTACATGTTGACCGGTGTCATCCCGGCCACCGAGAAGGTGCTGCAGCGCGCGGGACTGACGCTGTCCGATATCGACCTGTTCGAGGTGAACGAGGCGTTCGCGCCGGTCGTGCTGAGCTGGTCCGCCGACACGGGAGCCGACCTGGCGAAGGTGAACGTCAACGGCGGTGCCATC is part of the Mycobacterium adipatum genome and harbors:
- a CDS encoding circularly permuted type 2 ATP-grasp protein; this encodes MVLRTHGSAEPDPGLPGAPTRAVDVLAGYRARRAQQALFDVRGTRGTGYDEFIDPAGAVRPAWQELADGVGERGFDGLDRLRATVRNLVDDDGITFVHVDHDALTDDAVAEPWRLDGLPLLISTADWDILEAGLVQRSRLLDAVLTDLYSERKSITSGVLPAQLLFAHPAYVRAAHGIEVPGRHQLFLHGCDVSRAADGDFRVNADWTQAPSGAGYALAGRRVTAHAAPDLYERIAPRPASPWAQALRLALIDAAPEAAEEPMVVVLSPGTQSETAFDQAYLANVLGFPLVESADLVVRDGTLWMRSLGTLKRVDVVLRRVDAAYVDPLDLRADSRLGVVGLVEVLRRGAVTVVNTLGSGILESPGLLHFLPKLSEMLVGETPMLSSPQTYWGGVDVERSHLLANLATLLIKSTTGAKTIVGPTLTAAARTELAARITAEPWRWLGQELPQFSSAPTDYYPGGVSAAEVGMRLFTVAQRSGYAPMIGGLGFLPAPGNAAYTLDTVAAKDVWVRTPDRAKAVPTPSVDLPVMTPSPTRAVSSPRVLSDLFWLGRYAERAEQMARLLTVTRERYHEYRYRQDMEESQCVPVLLGAIGSITGTDTGAGDDDHEAIAVAPSTLWSLTADRRRPGSLAQSVERLGLAARGVRDQMSNDTWMVLAAVERAVVHRGDGKWNSAVAPPESQTVGDAYLLTAQSQTLAGMLALSGMAAESMVQDIGWTMMDIGKRIERGLGLTALLRATLTTVRRPGAEQAVAESMLVACESSVIYRRRTLGKVSVTAIADLVLFDEENPRSLVFQLERLRANLKRLPSSSGTSRPERWADEIAATLRRVDLADLETVGSDGRRTELLDLLNRLHADLRELSNLITTAHLSLPTGIQPLWGPDERRMLP
- a CDS encoding DUF2126 domain-containing protein, producing the protein MGIKVALEHRTTYTFDRLVDVHPHVVRLRPAPHSRTPIEAYSLQVEPADHFVNWQQDAFGNFVARLVFPNRARSLSITVGLIADMKVINPFDFFIEEWAETFPFAYPKDLLADLEPFLRPVDEDGPGSGPGELTKSWVQNFTVVPGTRTIDFLVKLNTAVRADVGYSVRMEPGVQTPDHTLRTGIGSCRDSAWLLVSILRQLGLAARFVSGYLVQLTSDVEALDGPSGPAADFTDLHAWTEVFIPGAGWIGLDPTSALFAGEGHIPLSATPHPASAAPITGAVGPCESTLDFSNIVTRIHEDPRVTLPYTPEAWAAINALGAQIDERMVAGDVRLTVGGEPTFVSIDNQTDPEWLTAADGPHKRERASVLAERLRRVWAPGGLVQRSQGKWYPGEPLPRWQIGLFWRTDGEPLWNDPALLADPWAQTKPTQTSSDAGAKLLGLIADGLGLPAAQVRPAYEDPLERLAAAVRRPAGDPVDAQDDLAEDDAARRARLLARLDESTDEPAAFVLPVHRRDDDSGWASADWQLRRGRIVLLAGDSPAGLRLPLNSISWRAPRRDFDADPTARRATLRTAEIAEPPAPVEEADEAPTTALVAQVRDGILHVFLPPTTDLEHFIDLISRVEQAAAAIAVPVVVEGYGPPRDGRITSMSVTPDPGVIEVNVAPTGSFAEQRAQLETLYEEARQARLSTEAFDVDGTHGGTGGGNHITLGGVTPADSPMLRRPDLLVSMLTYWQRHPALSYLFSGRFIGTTSQAPRVDEGRSESLYELEIAFAEIARLAEAGEGAAWVTDRALRHLLTDITGNTHRAEFCIDKLYSPDSPTGRLGLLELRGFEMPPHYQMAMVQSLLVRSLISWFWEEPLKAPLIRHGENLHGRYLLPHFLIQDIADVAADLRAHGVNFETSWLDPFTEFRFPRIGTAVFDGVEIELRGAIEPWNVLGEESSGAGTARYVDSSVERIQVRLVGADRHRYIVTANGHPIPLLATDKNDVQVGGVRYRAWQPPSALHPTITVDGPLRFELVDTMTATSRGGCTYHVAHPGGRAYDTPPVNAVEAESRRGRRFEATGFTPGRVDMSDLREKQARQSTDTGAPGILDLRRVRTVLR
- a CDS encoding winged helix-turn-helix transcriptional regulator, with translation MTVLQGRLVDRDAWSAVGECPIEKTMTAVGQKSAMLLMREAYYGTTRFDDFSRRAGITKAATSARLSELVGAGLLEKRPYRESGQRERQEYVLTPAGVDFMPVVWAMFEWGRTHLPGSARLRLTHLRCDADAHVEIVCEKGHSVNFDELGMRLVRGGAESGRGQPKSHTEDDSGLSSSRS
- a CDS encoding thiolase family protein yields the protein MSGFSDRDAVIVGAVRTPVGKGKANGALHGVLPADLLAHSLRELTARTGVDPAQVDDVIAGAVTQVGDQAVNIARNALLGAGFPETVPATTVDRQCGSSQQAVSFAAHGVLAGAYDIVIAAGVESMSRVPMGSSVLPGSDPFGTDMAARYPDGLVPQGISAELIAAKWHLSRSQLDEFSAGSHEKAAAAAKAGRFDAELAPIAGLTSDEIVRPGTTVETLAGLRPAFYTEAYAARFPQINWDITAGNSSPLSDGSAAVMITSGATARRLGLKPLARIHTTVAVGSDPLYMLTGVIPATEKVLQRAGLTLSDIDLFEVNEAFAPVVLSWSADTGADLAKVNVNGGAIAIGHPLGASGARIMTTLVHALEQRGARYGLQTMCEAGGMANATIIERL